A region of the Leptospiraceae bacterium genome:
GAATAATCCGGTAGAGCAGGTAAAAAAGGATATTGATATTTCTTTAAACACCCTTGAAAAGAAATTGGGTTTGGAAAAGACAGGTAAGAACGTAAAACAAAGATTATTATCTATTGGTAAACAAATTTTACTTCGTTTCGAAAACGATTTTGGAATCCAGGTTTCAGAAACACAGGATTTTGATTACAGGATAGGAAGAGTACGTCACCATATCCTGGATTATGTAGCCGAGAAAACCGGGATTCATAAATGGGATAAAACAGCCAATGCAATTGAAAAATTACGAAGACTTCTTTCTACTTTTGAAATGGTAAGTGTCGGAATTCCGGATCCGAAAAATGAACTTCCTTCTAAAGAGCTGGCGAATTGGGGAAGGAAAATTTGTGAAAGGATTTATGACTTTATATCTATCCAAACTCCTTACATTACCGAACTGGCTTCAGCCGAAAGGGTTTATGAATGGATTTATCGTTTTGAATCGGAGGTTTTAGGCTATAGCTATAAACGACCTCATAATGCTCATATTTCTTTTGCAAAACCGTATAACATTAAGGATTTATACCCCTCCTACAGAAAAAATAAAAAACAATCAGTTGAGGATTTATTACATAATTTAAAGTCTGACCTTCATACACTCATGAAAAAGGAAATAGAGAAATCTCCTCCAATATTTGAGGATTCACATATATTTTGAAATTCTAAGATTTCTTGTTTCTTCATCTTGAATATAGAATTGTAAAAGGATGCAATCAGGTGGAAGGTAGTCTCTGGCTATCTGCCACCATTCAATAAGGGAGATTCCTTTTTTCCCCCAAATTTCTTCAAACCCGAGCTCTTCCAGGTCAGAACTATGTTTCAAACGAAAAAGATCGAAATGGTAGATAGCCATTTTCTCTTTTGTCAGATATTCATTAACCAGAGTAAATGTAGGAGAATTTACAAGAAGTGTGTCATCAAAGCTATGAACAAAAGCCGAAACAAAAGTAGTTTTCCCTGCCCCCATTTCACCTTCTAAGAGAAGAATGGGAAATGGATTCTGACTCTTTTCCAGTTCCCTTTTTAAAAAGAAAAGGGGCCTGTGAAGTTCTTGGAGCGTATATTGAAATTCTACCGGTTTCATACCGGCATGAAAAGAAGATTCACTTCTTCTGCATCGAGTGAATATTTGGAGAAACAAAATTCACAACTTAGCTCTACCTTACCCTGTTCTTGTAGAATAGAAAGTGCTTCTTCTTTTCCCAAAGATTTTACAACAACACGGGTTTTTTCAATGCCACAGGTGCAAACTCTTATAGGATGACCTGTTTCTAACTCTTTTAACCCAAAACCGAGTTTTTCTTCAATATGTTTTTTACTTTCCTCTAGGTGTTTATTTAGAAAAACTTCGTCCATCGATTCTCTTAGAATCTGTATGGCATTATGTAGGGCCTGTTTATTTTCCGTACTGGCTTCAGGAAGTGCCTGGAATATAATTCCGCAGGCGTAAGGTCTTTTCTCTTTATTATTTAAATAAATGGATAAGTATGAACTTACCTGTTCTGATGAATAAATATATGAGTGAAGATTGTCTTCAAAGCTTTCTTCTCCCATTTCTGTGAGAGATTGGTGGATTAATTTAGGGCCTATCCAGCGGCTAATTCTAAAAACTCCCGAACCTATACCAAGGGTTTTATCGTCTATCTTCCCTACTACTTTCGGATTTTTTACCAGCCCTCTGAGTTCACCTTTTCTACTGGAATAAGCTAATACACGTTCGATTTCTCCCCGTCCTTCCAACTGAATACTGACGGTTGTTTCATCTTTCACAAGACCTGAGATAAAGAAAGAACCCAAAATCGCTTTGGCCAGCAAATCGGCAGAGCTATTTTCTGCTTTTTGCAGATTTAAAATTTCAGTGATAGTAAAGCTACAATCTGTAAGTAAGTATCGAAAAGATAGATCGGGAATAAGTCCGATGCTATACCTGTCTCTATTTTCTTTTGGAGTTTCCATGGAATTCTAATTGACGTATGAAATGAAGTGCATTTTTGTTCAAGTAGTTATTATGAGAAAAGAAGAAGTTATAGAATTAAATCAATATTTACACAGAATTGGGGAAGAAATTAAAAACAAACCCAGTACATTATTTGTGGATAACCTTCACAGTGCTTATCTTGAGTTTGAAGAGGAGTATGTTTTGCCTTCTCAATCATTAAGTGGCATTGAGTATTCTCAGGCAAAACGATACATTGAAACTATTTCTGAGTTTATTCCGGAAGCGGTACGATTTTGCTCTGTTTTACCGGAACCAAAGCCCAGACGGGATATTGGGAAACTTTTTCTGGTTCGAGATTTCATTTTCAATAACAATTTATATTTATATATTCTAAAATTAGAAGCCACTCATTTGGGAGGCATTTTTAACGATAAAATAGTAGTCCCTGCTTATCAGGGGAGTTCCGTTTCAGTTCGAACCAAGCGTATCTATTTTTCGATTCGTGTTATCCGGATTGAGTCTCTAGTAAAAGAAAATGAATTTGTCCTGGATTTTAATGCTGCCTTTATTTCTCCTCAGGATTTATCTATTGATAAGGGACAGTCTTATAATATATCCCAAAAAGTAAGAGTGGAACTCTTCGATGATGTGGACTATAGTGGTTTATTAGATCCGATTAAAGAAAAACAGGGAATAAAAGCAATCTGGAAACCGGGTAAAATCTATGATCCAATTTCGATAGAATATAGAAGTTTAGCTTTTAATTTTTTAGAAAGCTCTTATAAAGAAATATATAATAGGTTTTCCGGTTTTTTATCCGTTTATGATAATATTCTTTTTGGTCGTGAGGACAAAAATGATGAACACGATAGCTACCTCGCTTATTTAAGTAGTATTCAAACAGAAAGAACTTTATCTCCTTCCGGAAATCTTTTATGGAAAGTTTACCGTAGATAAATTTGCATAGGATGTGTGTATAAATGGACGATGTAACTCGCGCTGGAATACTTTTAGAGAAATTATATGCAAAGATGAAACCTGATATGGATCTATTCTGGTCTTCATATGGTTCGTACGAAGAGCTTATGGAAACTTTAGATGAATATAAGCAAGCTTTGAAAAACAAAGATCTATCAAAGCTCTCTGAACTAAAGTTTTTATTTCTTGCTACCGGAGACTTGCAAGAAATAGCCCTCAGCAATGGATGGGGAGATGAATTCTTAAAACTTGCTTCTGAATTTGATTCTTTGAACCTTTAGGTTTACTAAGAACATAGGATTCTTTCCAGATAATAAATTTTTTTTCCTTCTCCCCGTTTTTCTTCTTCAAATCGAGATTTAGGAATATTATCTCTTTGAAAAGTATATTCATTTTCAAAAGTAAAATCTTTTATTTTTCGAAATAAGCGGATGCTGGCTCTTGCATATCCACCATGATCTGTTGCAAAATAAAAAGAACCCTTTTCTTGTAAAAGATAACGAAGTTTGTCTACAAACTCTTCATTTAAAGTTCTATGCTTGAAATGTTTTTTCTTGGGCCAGGGATCCGGAAAATTTAGAATAACTGAACGAAATTGTCTGGGTTCAAGCAGTTCTACTAAGAACCAGTTAAAATTCAGGGGAATAAAACGAATATTACTAAGTTTATATTTTTCTATCATTCTTAAAGTGGATTTCACTCTCCCTAAATTTTTCTCCATTAATATATAGCCGGTATCGGGATTTTTTAGTGCTAATTCAATAGCTACTTCTCCCCAGCCGGAACCCAACTCTAAAACAAATTGCTTGATATTTTCCGGAAAAAAGTCCTTACAAATAATCCCGGAGTTTCTTTTTACCGGTATAAAATACTTCGATGGAAAGCTATATTGCGAGGCTATTTTCCAGAGTTTTTCACGGATTTCTTCATTCATATATTTCCCTTATTGGTATATATTGTACAGAGTGTATTAATTTTACAATTTAAACAAATAGATTTGCTATAACTAAATTGACAGTAACGGGTGATTCCGAGTCGAGTCAGAGCGAAATCGTATAAAAGAGGGTCTTCTGCATTTATTTTGCAAAAGTTAGCTGTAATTTCTTTTGCTAATGTATAGTCTACTGTTTTTCTTGTAGAGAAGCCGAGCAAGCGTGCAATTCTTTGTATATGAATATCTACAGGATAAATCAGGTTTGCAGATTTTATTTTTCTATAGATTCCCATATCCGGAAAGGAATTTCTAACCATCCAGCGCAAAAACATATAATAACGTTTATTAGATGCCGTTACTTTACCTTTTCCTAATAGAAAACTCAAACCGTAACTGAGATTTTTGCTTTCTAATTTTTTAGCTTCTTCACTGAGGATTTTTTGAAAAGAGTATATGCCCGATTGTAGAGTCTGTGAATTAAGGAAATATTTTTCAAAGGTTCCGTATTTAAAAAATAGAATTTGGATGAGTCTTAAGAATAATTCTATATCCTTTGATGTTTGAAAGCGATAAGAGGGAAGTTTTTTATGAATTGTATTAGATAAACCTTCCTTCAAAAAGAGTAGAGGTTGTCCTTCCATCAGGGTGAATAATTTATTCAAAAAAGATCTGATAGCCTTTACATTTCCGTAAGAGAAAAGCGCAGAGATAAAACCCACTACTTCTCTTTCTTTGGCATTGCTATAACGAAGAGGAAACTCTATAGGATCAGTAGAAAGGAATTCTTCTTTATTATAGTTTAAAGCGAGAGAGTCAAGAACTTTTCTAAGATATATTTTATTCATCTAATGTATGAAAGTAACAATTCTATCCTTATTCTTTCTTCTTTTTAGAAAGATGCTCATCAGGGTCATTCATACCCGGAAAAAATATCATACTGTGGTCTTTGCAGATTTCCGGTTCAGTTCCTTTAATATAAAATTCATAATAAGATTTTTGACATTTTGAACCAAATTGCTTTCCGGAAAACTTACAAATTTTTTTCTTCACAATATTCAAATTGCCTCCAAAAGAAAATTTTCCTCTCTTTTCTCCTTCAAGGGCTTTTTTCATATAACGTCCCCAAACCGGTGCTGTAATGATCCCACCTGCCATCCCCTTTCCTAAAGACATAGTGCCGAGATCATAACCCATCCAGAGAGAGCTTACAAGTTCCGGTGTATACCCTACAAACCAGGCATCCCGGAAATTATTGGTCGTGCCGGTCTTTCCAACAACCGAACCGCCAAGACCGGAATGTTTTACAGCTGTTCCCGTTCCCCTTGTAATGACTCCTTTCATCATAGAAGTAATGATATAGCTGGCCTCAGGAGAAATGATTTGTTTTCGTTCTTTTTGTAAATTTTCAGTTTCATAATCTTTAATCAGTGCTCCTTTGGAATCTGTTATCTTTAAAATACAGATTGGATGTACTTCTTTTCCACCTGAAGCAAACACTGCATAGGCCCTGGCAATTTCAAGAGGAGTAACTTCAAATGTTCCAAGAGCAACCGAAATGTTGCGAGGAATTTCTCTGTCCTGAATTCCTAATAAAGCATAAAGAGTAGGAAGGACCTTTGAAAGCCCAACCTGATCTAAAACGCGCAGGGCGACCATATTACGGGAGGTTTCTAAGGCAGAGCGAAGCCGAATAAAACCTGCATAGCTCTCGCTATAGTTAGAAGGTTCCCACTCATCTCCATCCTCAGAGAGGTAATTCATTGGAGAATCTAAAAAAAGAGTAGAAGCTGTAACTTTTTCTTCCTCATCCGGATGCTTGCCGAAGTAATCTATTGCAGAGGCATAAACAAGAGGTTTGAAGGAAGAGCCGGGTTGACGGTATGCTTGAAAAGGACGTATCTGCTGATTATCCGAACGAAAACCGGAACCTCCTATGATAGCAGTTATATGTCCTGACTTAGGGCGGAGGCTAATAAGAGCACCTTCGACTTCCATCAGATGCTCCTGTAAGTCCTGTTCATTATAGCTCATCTCCAGAGCTCTTGCCACATTGTTTGAGCCATTTAAATAATTCAAAACAGAAATTTCATCCCGGATGGAACTTTGAAATACTTTCTGAAAGCGTCTTTCTGAACGCTTCATTTGAAATTTATAAGGATTCAAATCATTAACTAAAGAAATGAGATCAATCGCATTCCCGTAGTTCTCATCAAATATTTCTTTTTCAGTAAAGATTCTCACGGCAGAAACCTTATTTTGTCGAACAAGAGCATTGAATACTTCTTCTTCTGCTGCTGCCTGATGTTGCACTTCTATAGAAGTATATATTTTATAACCACCTGTATATAAGTTTTTACTAATTTCCCTATCCTGCATTAATAAACGTCTTACATATTCGGTAACGTATGGGTGTCGGTTTAATCTATCTGAAAAGGCTGAATCATTCGGTGAACGGTTTAGAGTTTTATAATAAATCGAAAAACTATTAAACTCCCGGACAGCAGTAGATACATCCATTCTACCGGTTTCGATTAGTTTCATGAATACGACACGAACTTTCCTACTGGATTCATTTGGGTTTACCAGGGGACTAAACTGTCTGGGTCTTGTGGTTAAACTTGAAATTAAAGCTGCTTCCCCCCAGCTTAGTTCATTAACATTTTTTCTGAAATAAAATCTGGCCGCAGCTCCGCTTCCGAGAGTTCCATGTCCGAGAGGAATTTCATTTAGATACATTTCGAGTATTGTATCTTTATCATATTCTAATTCCATTAAAAAGGCCAACCAGGCTTCTCTGGCCTTTCGTGAAAAAGAGCGCTCTGTACTTAAAAACTTTAAGCGGGCTACCTGTTGGGTAATCGTGGAAGCTCCTTCTTTAATCCTTCCGGCAAGAATGTTTACAGCCATGGCACGAATAATTCCGCGAAGGTCTATTCCGAAATGCGAATAAAAATTATTATCCTCTGTTGATAGAAAGCATTGGATAACTTTATTCCGCTTGTCCGGGAATGAGTGAGTTTCTTGTTTTAAGTTCGCCACCTTTACAACTTTTCTAGAAAACTTATAGTATTCTGCAATGGGAACGCTTTCTCCTTTTTTCCCGATACCATAAACGATTGAGGGTCTTTCATAGTTACGGGCCTCTTTTACTTTTTGAAAGTCCCCTGGCATACTTAAGAGAAGACAAAAAGTTAGTAGAGAAAGAGAAGCCAGACCGAAGGAAAGTTTCAGTAATTCAAACTTTCCATTTAAGAGAGGGAGAACTAAAAAGTGATAGATGCGAAACAATACAACCTTCCTTATAAGGGAGAAAATTCTTTCATTTCCTGTATGCCCTGGTAGCGCAGACCGGTATCCAGGTTATAGCCTGCGTATTCATCGAGGATGCTTTCTTTTCTTACATCCCCTTTTAGATAATTCCAGGCGAGAATAATGAGTTCTTTTGCCGATTCTGCAGCTTTGTTTACCAGGTTAATAAAGGTATCATTTTTCACAATACTCTTATCGGCAGGATAGGTCCATCTACGTCTTTCTTCATTCATAAGTCTTGGATCTATATTTTCTTTTAGTGGAAGCATTAATACAGAAGCTTTCAGATGAATGAAACTTACCCGGTCTACCATGCGAAGAAACTTTCTTAAAAAAATGCTCCTGGAATCAAAAAGAGAATTCAGTTGAACATAGCCGGTATAGGAGTCATTTATCATATCTCCCGGAATTATTTTTTGCTCAGAACCAATGTAGCTGCCATGAAATTCTTCCGGAAAAGTCATCTTTAAAGCCTGAAGCCAGAAATACCAGATAGTAGTATCTATTTTAGATTTTGCTGTATTAGAATGAAATATATTAATATATTGAGTAAAATCGTATTGCTTCGGACTCATACCCCAGCGATAATCTAAAAGATAGGTGTCCAGGGCAAATTCTACCCTGAGATGATTGTACTGTGCGAGAGTTCTTACCTTTACATCATCGTTGTAGTAATCACCTGAAATGAAGAAAATATAGGGATGAGTTACCACATCTACTGCACAGTGGCAGATATAGCCCAGAGTAAAGGCAAGCATTCTATCTCTATAAAGTCCTTCTTCCGTTTTCTGAATCAGGTCTAAAAAGGAGAGTATAAGCTCCACAACTTTTGTGTGGTGATGAAGGTCCCCCCAGATCTGAGCTTTTTTGGATTTATCAGGATTCAGAACATGGTAGTAGTAAAAAATATCCGGAGCGATAGTTCCTGTATTCGCATAACGGAAGCATTCTTCGGACTTTAGTAACTTTGCGATCTGCTTATTCTCTTCACTTCCGTGTTCCAAATGCCTGATTACCTGGGTCAGGATTTCAAGATGTGTAATTTTTCCGGCCATCTCAATCCACAGGTTGGTTAGCGGGGGATATTATGGCAAGTGAAAATCTTGAACTTTTCTTTCGCATTGTATTACTTTTGTAAGCCCTTATTTTTTCGGGAAGTAAGCGAACCATCAATGGTTCGCTTAGGTTCAATTTCCTAAGAATACTTACTTTTCTATGCTGATTAATTCTACATCAAATATGAGTGTGGAATTGGGACCGATTTTTCCCGGGCCTCTTTCTCCGTAAGCTATATGAGAAGGAATGAAGAATTTGTATTTACTACCGACTGTCATTAACTGTAACCCTTCTGTCCAACCTGGAATAACTCCATTTAAGGGAAACACTGCCGGTTGTCCTCTTTTGTAAGAGCTATCGAATTCACTTCCATCGATAAGGGTGCCTACATAATGAACTTTTACGGTATTAGTTGCTGTAGGTTTGGCACCACTGCCTTCTTTAATTACTTTATACTGCAAACCGGAAGGAGTTACTTTCACACCTTCTTTGCCTTTATTTTCAGTTAAAAACTTTTCTCCTGCAGCTTTATTTACTTTTCCCTTTTCTGTCATGGCGGACTGCATATAATTTTGTTTGATCTGCTGGGCATCCGAAGGGTTAAAAATCTTTTTTTCTTCTTTTAACATACCATCGGAAAGGCCACTTTTTATGGCTTCGATATCGACCTCAATACCCATGTTTTTTACATAATTTCCGATTTCGGTTCCTAAAAGATAACTGAATTTTTCCTTATCCCCCCCTTTGAAATCAGCAGCTGAAGAGTAGGTTTTCGCTTTACAGGATGTAACCAGCACAGTGAGAGCCGTTACAAATAAAATCACACTTCTCATTAAAAATTCTCCTTTCTGCCAGTAAAAAAGGACGGTATGGCAAATCAAGCCAAGCATAACTTCTGAATGAATTTATTCAAAAGTATTCATGATTTCATCCTGAAAGCCACGTGAAGAGGAAGTTTCCAGGTCATCCTCATAGGTCTTTCTGGACTTGCGACTTGCTTTATTACTTCTTTCTTTTTTTTGACCGGGCTTGCTGTTTTTTTCTTCGTTGAGTCCTCTTGAAGCTGCGGTTTCGTGAGATTCTTTCAGGCTATCTCGATTTGACTTAGGCATTGAAGAGCCGCAATCCGAACTCAATTCCACAAACTTCATTGCAACAAAGCCCTTTATACCTTTAAAAGTGGCTTTATAGTATTTTCCATCTTTTTCGATAAGCTTGAGGACTGAACCTTTTTTTAAAGTAAGGAACTTCTTCTTATTCTCAAGTTTTAAAAATTCTGTATTTTTTTTAAGTTTCAAACAGGAATTGGATTCTGATTCTTCAGCCAAAAGGGAAACTAACAGAAACAAAAAGAAAACTAAAAATGCAATCTTCATATACTACCTCTTATTTTTAATAATTAGAGTCCATAAGTTCCAATATTTTCTAATTATTTTTCTAGGTCTGTCAAGTTTTAAAATTGATTTATGGTTTTTTATGCGGGCTTTGCAGATATTTTTGTGTCGTCTTTTATTCTGCTAAAGAATAGACTCTAATGAATAGTTTCTTATAGATTACAGAATAGATATGGTCAATATTAATGTTGTATTAGAGATTTAATCTCTCTTTCCTTTTTTATAGGAATAATTTCTTTACATAATAAGAATATTCGATTTTAATGATTTCCATTATGAAGATACTCAGCAGTTTTATTGTAAGCTTTTTTTTGGTTATTGCTCTCCAGGCTTCAGACACAGATCCTCTTTTCTATGCAATTGAAAAAAAGGATCTAACAAAGGTTAAACAGTTAATACGATCCGGAAAAGTCAATCTGAATTCGATTAAGGTGGATGGGGAATATTCAGCGCCTCTTGCCTGGGCCTGTGCAGATGGTGCTTTTGAAATAGCCTATTTTCTTCTGGATGAAGGAGCCGATCCGAATGGTTCGACCACCTATGAGACTGCCCTACAATGGCTAGCCTCTCAATTAGATAAGGGTTATTCAGAAGATGAGACTGTAAAGTTAGCTGAATATATGCTCAAAAAAGGTGCAAAAGTAGATAAGGTTCCGGGACCCGAAAATAACGGAACTCCCTTAATGGCAGCAGCTGATAATAACTCCAGAAGATTGGTTGACCTTTTTTTAAAATACGGAGCTGATAGGAATATTAAAGATAATGAAGGTAAAACCGCAGCCGATCACGCAGAAAGAGCGGGCCACATTGAACTCGCAAACTATTTGCGGGGTAAAACAAATGAAGAATACCATAGTAGCCTCCACTATATGGCTAAAGAAAATAAACTTTCGGATATGAAAGAACTGCTACAAAAAACACCAAAGAGCCAAAGAAAGAATTTAATTAATGAACAAGAAGCACAATCGAAGAATACTCCTCTTCATTATGCTGCCATGCACGGTAATTTAGAAATTGCTAAATTACTTGTAAAGTATGGTGCTGATATCAACATAAAAGGCCTGGCTTCTTTTACCCCTCTGCATACAGCTTCAGCTTATGAAAAAGAAAATGTAGCCAGTTTTCTTGTAAAAAAAGGTGCTAACATCAATGTAGTACAAACGGAAGGTTGTGCAACGGGTTATACATCTATGAGCTGGGCCATTACCCATGGCATGAAAGATTTAGTTAGTCTTATGCTAAAACATAAAGGGAACCCCTTTGCCGCAGATGAGCATCCCCTCATAACCGGAAGGCAGGACTTAGAAACTGTCAAAGTATTGGTAGAGGAAGGAAATGTCATACCGGATGCTGAAGTTTTAAATTGGTATAAAGGGCAGGTCAATGATAAATACGATCCGGAAGATGAATGGTTTCATGAAAATATTAAAGAAATATACGCTTATTTAAAGAAGAAATCGTCTACATCCGGAAATAAAAAACATACCGGACTCTTCTTTGGCGGAAAAAATAATAAATCGAAACTTAAGATTCTGCAAAATGCAAACAAAGCCAAAGGGGATTTCGAACCGGTTGATATACGAAAAATTAGAAAAAAGTAATATATCTGCATCTCGTAGTCCAATAAGACTACGGGATAAATCCTTTCCCTATATAAAAGGATTTATAATGTCTAAACCCTCTTCTTCAAGCTTACTATTTCTTTCCATACAATCGGAATAAAATATTTCACATTCAGAATGAATAGCCGAAGCGATTGCAATACTATCCCAGAATTTAAATCCATATGAACTTCTAAGTTCAGAAGCTTTCAAAAGAATTGTCTTACTAAAATTTATCACTATATACCTATTAAAAAAGCCATTGATAAAATCCGGAATTTTATCTTCTCTCAGAATCTGAGATCCTATGAGTTGTACAGAAATCTCATTGACAGTTTGTGAAGTGAGATAGATTTCATTTTCTGGATTTTCAATTATGGCCTTACTTTTCTCCTGTTTATCTTCCTGCTTCAGGTTTAAGATTGAGTATATCCAGAGATTTGTATCAACGAATATTTTGCATGTGTCCATAAATCTCCTCCCTTTTCCAGATTTTAAAACCACCTGCCGGTATCGGTGAATTTAGCAATTCTTTCAAATAATTAGACGAATTCCTATTATGCTTTTCTTTAAAAACAAGCTCAATATGTACATCAATTTCTTTTCCAATAAATTCATCAGGTAAATCGATTATAAGCTTTGAATCCTGAACACGCATCCTTCTTTTAAAATCATTCATAAGAAACTCCTAAATTTCATAATAGAGGCCATGTAAAGACAGGCTGTTTCGATTCTTAGGATAGGGGTTCCGAGAGAAAATGATAAAAATCCTTTCGAGAGTAATTGATTTATTTCCTTATCCCTCAATCCTCCTTCCGGACCGATTACAACCGGAAGTTCGGAAGGAAAACTCAAATCAAGTTGTTTTTCACTGTACGGATGCAAAATCATACCTCCTTTTGGATTTTCTTCTATAAACTTATCAAGGCTTTTATAATGTTTTACTCGGGGAAGGCTGTGTCTCCTTGATTGAGAGGCAGCTTCCCGAATAATTTTTTCTACTCTTTCAGGGTTCAAATCTTTACGTTCGGATTGTTGAAAATTTATAAAGTTAAAATCCGTTACTCCTATTTCGGTTCCCTTTTGGATGAGAAATTCAAACCTTGAGGATTTCGGGATAGCGGTTGCCAGAGAAATATACTTCTCTTCTATAGTTACATATTCCTCCCTCTGCAAAAAACCCTTTGTTTGGCCGGCAGGAATTCTGTAAATATGAGAATTACCCTTACCATCTCGTACTTCGATTAATTTATCCACCGAATACATTCTGAGACTTTTCAAGTGTTGTATTTGTTCTTCTTTTAGTTGGATTTCCTTAATCTTATCTAAATCCATAAAAAAAAGAGGAAGCTTATCTTCCCAAAGATCAGCCATATCATTACTATAAGCTTTCTGCATTTTCTAACTTTTCAGTTTAATCACTTCCCATTCGTTAGTTGAAGGTAAGCCCTGTCCGCCTAATTCAATTTGCCAGGAATCCAAAACTCCTTCCTCTCTCAGATGTTTTGCCGGTCGCAATGCGATAGCCTGCCCATTTTGTTTATACAAAGAACGTCTTCCAAAAAACCTACCTCCCAATTCATTTTCATGAACTATCTTCTCTTTTTCTCCTTTCATTTCAAAAGCCAGCATACAATTCTCTACAAGACTTTTTAATTCATCATAGTCAGCAGAAATTCCATGATCCGGACCATCCAAGTTTTTATCGAGAGTAAAATGTTTTTCGATAATGCAGGCATTGTAAGATACAGCTATTGCAGCCCCCAAAAAGCCGGCGGAATGGTCTGAAAAACCGATTGGGAAATCATATATATCTTCATATAACTTAATGGTTTTCAGGTTTAGATTTTTTGGAGGAGTAGGATAAAGAGATACACAATGAAAAAGTGCCAATTCCTGCTGATTAAGACTTTTTAAATATTCTACTGCTCTTGTTACTTCATAAAAGTCAGCGGCACCTGTAGATAAAAATATGGCCAAACCTGTTTGATTGCATTTTTCTAATAAGGCTTTATTGGTAATATCTCCTGAAGCTATCTTTAAAATAGGAACATCTAAATCACTTAATAGGTCTACCGAAGAAAGACATAGCGGGGTAGAGAAAAAAACAAGTCCTTCTTCTTCAGCAGCTTTTTGAAATTCTCTATGGAATTTCTCAGATAATTCGTAAGTTTTAAAAATATCGTATAAAAATTTTGCTTCCGGGTTCGTTTTATCGATAAATTCATCTGTTATATAAGATTGAAATTTAACCGCATCAGCACCGGCTTCTTTAGCTTTTTGTATAGTACGTTTACCTACTTCCAAATCATTATTATGATTGAGTCCAATTTCAGCTACGATGAAAGGTTTATGGTTCTTACCGATCTTTCTTGAATGTACCTTTATTTCTTTGTGTAACATAGTCTCCTACTGTATCATGTTCCTCAAATTTTCTTCTTTTTCTTCTAAGGTTTTAAATTTTGTATTCTGTTGGTGTCTTGAACGGCGATGTGTTTTACCCTTTACCTGTTCTTTAATACGAGAAAGCTCTTTTTCTATTTTCTTTTCTTCTTCTTTTCGTTTTTGTTCGTCGTATTCCTGTTCTTTATGCTCTTTTATGGTTTTATCTCCATCACCCTTTTTATCATCTTTGTTATCTTTTCCTTCTTTATTATCTTTTCCTTCTTTATTATCTTTTCCTTCTTTGTTATCTT
Encoded here:
- a CDS encoding zinc dependent phospholipase C family protein; amino-acid sequence: MAGKITHLEILTQVIRHLEHGSEENKQIAKLLKSEECFRYANTGTIAPDIFYYYHVLNPDKSKKAQIWGDLHHHTKVVELILSFLDLIQKTEEGLYRDRMLAFTLGYICHCAVDVVTHPYIFFISGDYYNDDVKVRTLAQYNHLRVEFALDTYLLDYRWGMSPKQYDFTQYINIFHSNTAKSKIDTTIWYFWLQALKMTFPEEFHGSYIGSEQKIIPGDMINDSYTGYVQLNSLFDSRSIFLRKFLRMVDRVSFIHLKASVLMLPLKENIDPRLMNEERRRWTYPADKSIVKNDTFINLVNKAAESAKELIILAWNYLKGDVRKESILDEYAGYNLDTGLRYQGIQEMKEFSPL
- a CDS encoding PBP1A family penicillin-binding protein, with product MFRIYHFLVLPLLNGKFELLKLSFGLASLSLLTFCLLLSMPGDFQKVKEARNYERPSIVYGIGKKGESVPIAEYYKFSRKVVKVANLKQETHSFPDKRNKVIQCFLSTEDNNFYSHFGIDLRGIIRAMAVNILAGRIKEGASTITQQVARLKFLSTERSFSRKAREAWLAFLMELEYDKDTILEMYLNEIPLGHGTLGSGAAARFYFRKNVNELSWGEAALISSLTTRPRQFSPLVNPNESSRKVRVVFMKLIETGRMDVSTAVREFNSFSIYYKTLNRSPNDSAFSDRLNRHPYVTEYVRRLLMQDREISKNLYTGGYKIYTSIEVQHQAAAEEEVFNALVRQNKVSAVRIFTEKEIFDENYGNAIDLISLVNDLNPYKFQMKRSERRFQKVFQSSIRDEISVLNYLNGSNNVARALEMSYNEQDLQEHLMEVEGALISLRPKSGHITAIIGGSGFRSDNQQIRPFQAYRQPGSSFKPLVYASAIDYFGKHPDEEEKVTASTLFLDSPMNYLSEDGDEWEPSNYSESYAGFIRLRSALETSRNMVALRVLDQVGLSKVLPTLYALLGIQDREIPRNISVALGTFEVTPLEIARAYAVFASGGKEVHPICILKITDSKGALIKDYETENLQKERKQIISPEASYIITSMMKGVITRGTGTAVKHSGLGGSVVGKTGTTNNFRDAWFVGYTPELVSSLWMGYDLGTMSLGKGMAGGIITAPVWGRYMKKALEGEKRGKFSFGGNLNIVKKKICKFSGKQFGSKCQKSYYEFYIKGTEPEICKDHSMIFFPGMNDPDEHLSKKKKE
- a CDS encoding FKBP-type peptidyl-prolyl cis-trans isomerase; translation: MRSVILFVTALTVLVTSCKAKTYSSAADFKGGDKEKFSYLLGTEIGNYVKNMGIEVDIEAIKSGLSDGMLKEEKKIFNPSDAQQIKQNYMQSAMTEKGKVNKAAGEKFLTENKGKEGVKVTPSGLQYKVIKEGSGAKPTATNTVKVHYVGTLIDGSEFDSSYKRGQPAVFPLNGVIPGWTEGLQLMTVGSKYKFFIPSHIAYGERGPGKIGPNSTLIFDVELISIEK
- a CDS encoding ankyrin repeat domain-containing protein, whose translation is MKILSSFIVSFFLVIALQASDTDPLFYAIEKKDLTKVKQLIRSGKVNLNSIKVDGEYSAPLAWACADGAFEIAYFLLDEGADPNGSTTYETALQWLASQLDKGYSEDETVKLAEYMLKKGAKVDKVPGPENNGTPLMAAADNNSRRLVDLFLKYGADRNIKDNEGKTAADHAERAGHIELANYLRGKTNEEYHSSLHYMAKENKLSDMKELLQKTPKSQRKNLINEQEAQSKNTPLHYAAMHGNLEIAKLLVKYGADINIKGLASFTPLHTASAYEKENVASFLVKKGANINVVQTEGCATGYTSMSWAITHGMKDLVSLMLKHKGNPFAADEHPLITGRQDLETVKVLVEEGNVIPDAEVLNWYKGQVNDKYDPEDEWFHENIKEIYAYLKKKSSTSGNKKHTGLFFGGKNNKSKLKILQNANKAKGDFEPVDIRKIRKK